The following coding sequences are from one Candidatus Nealsonbacteria bacterium window:
- a CDS encoding DUF3800 domain-containing protein, with translation MLVFIDESGDAGLKIKKGSSRYFVIALVSFEENEEATACDQRIELLKRELKLSQGAEFKFNKLRKDQRLKFFEAVAPYAFFYFAIIINKEKLYGDGFKIKESFYKYTCSLVFENAKPYFKEAIIVIDGSGSREFKRQLKTYLRKKIGTSIIKKVKIQSSHSNNLLQLADMVAGATHRSFTKKGDKEVYRKVIKAKEIYAQFWPK, from the coding sequence GTTCAAGCCGCTATTTTGTGATTGCTTTAGTGTCTTTCGAAGAAAATGAAGAGGCGACGGCTTGCGATCAAAGGATTGAACTTTTAAAAAGAGAGTTGAAACTTTCGCAAGGAGCGGAATTTAAATTTAACAAGTTGCGAAAAGATCAACGACTCAAATTTTTTGAGGCAGTAGCTCCTTACGCTTTTTTCTACTTTGCCATTATTATTAATAAAGAAAAATTATATGGCGATGGTTTCAAAATTAAAGAATCGTTTTATAAATATACTTGCAGTTTAGTTTTTGAAAATGCAAAACCATACTTTAAAGAGGCAATTATTGTAATAGATGGAAGCGGTTCCCGAGAGTTTAAAAGACAATTAAAAACTTATTTAAGAAAAAAGATTGGCACAAGTATAATTAAAAAAGTAAAAATTCAATCATCGCATAGCAACAATCTTTTACAACTTGCTGATATGGTGGCTGGAGCCACACATAGAAGTTTTACTAAAAAGGGCGATAAAGAAGTTTATAGAAAAGTTATAAAAGCTAAAGAAATTTATGCGCAATTTTGGCCAAAATAA